A genomic window from Lotus japonicus ecotype B-129 chromosome 1, LjGifu_v1.2 includes:
- the LOC130732809 gene encoding protein FAR1-RELATED SEQUENCE 5-like translates to MADVNEYFSIDLSNDGGMSEDDDSVAVADDGNGNNENSNPDRCKLIPDLTADEIRELVFCSEKDAVEFYQHYAHFKGFGARKVDVRRDRKGNIISRQLVCNREGERHEKHLNKVSRVKEAKPITRVACPAKFRVRFHADSSKWKVVLFEPEHNHGLTPASHVHLMPSFRGLTDGDKAQVDSLKLYGVRSCNIMGLLMGQKGGHESVGFLKKDLYNHVDKKKRISLGAGDAASALSYLQRKGEKDPMFFFKFTRSGEENLENLFWCDGTSRLDYQAFGDVIVFDSTYKKNKYNKPVVIFSGYNHHKETTIFACALVCDETIETYKWVLKALDEAMFGKQPKAVVTDGDKSMREAVKVVFPNATHRLCGWHIQQNCLEKIKIPDFLNEFKTLIYGNFTPERFETKWLQVIEKYGIGEEKWIKQTYETRQMWATAFMREKFFAGIRTTSLCEGINSFIKRYVQCKNSILDFIYNFERAVEEYRHNELASDFKSSYGEPVLITALSHIEQGAAKLLTLNMFREVRHMIQRALNLNLVERSEIGTTVMIKFSICRHPNTQFLVIYDKNQNMFNCDCGFSEYVGIPCSHIICAMRTENMNEFPASLVSKRWLKTAKADSLQSIPAMEVDTDRMKMLRRGAISAACNFLSEYGADDSSDFSNVIEDIYKLVMKFQKRRHPNSAATNLFVIGDPAVVKTKGAPRKKKYKKTKRLCSNCRKGGHTIRTCPTLFEGNEVGESFADAEEDEDSSVEIDGDNTADTPVPSLGGDNGGPSSMSTVGDRRTQKDVKRNTGSSQAMVSPTIEQPQADIEAPPMSFPSGFNLFPQFPASQILQSFHPFASYQQSPYGTQ, encoded by the exons ATGGCAGATGTGAATGAATATTTCTCTATTGACTTGTCTAATGATGGAGGTATGAGTGAGGATGATGATTCTGTGGCAGTGGCTGATGATGGCAATGGCAATAATGAGAATTCTAATCCAGATCGTTGCAAATTAATCCCTGACTTGACAGCTGATGAGATAAGGGAGCTGGTGTTTTGTTCTGAGAAGGATGCTGTTGAATTTTACCAACACTATGCCCATTTCAAAGGTTTTGGTGCAAGGAAAGTTGATGTCCGTCGTGATCGAAAGGGTAATATTATTAGTCGTCAACTGGTGTGTAATAGGGAAGGTGAGAGACATGAGAAGCATTTGAATAAGGTTAGCCGAGTCAAAGAAGCAAAGCCTATTACCAGAGTGGCTTGCCCAGCAAAGTTCCGTGTCCGTTTTCATGCAGACTCAAGCAAGTGGAAGGTTGTGCTATTTGAACCAGAACACAATCATGGGTTGACACCTGCATCCCACGTTCATTTGATGCCCTCATTCAGGGGATTGACTGATGGTGACAAGGCTCAAGTAGACAGTCTAAAGCTGTATGGGGTGAGAAGTTGCAACATAATGGGGCTTTTGATGGGTCAGAAAGGTGGGCATGAATCGGTGGGTTttctgaaaaaggacttatatAATCATGTTGATAAGAAGAAAAGGATAAGTTTAGGTGCTGGAGATGCAGCCAGTGCATTGAGTTATTTGCAGCGTAAGGGGGAGAAGGATCCcatgttttttttcaaattcacaAGATCAGGTGAAGAAAATCTTGAAAACTTGTTTTGGTGCGATGGAACAAGTCGCCTTGATTACCAAGCGTTTGGAGATGTCATTGTTTTTGACAGCACCTACAAGAAAAACAAGTACAACAAACCGGTTGTTATCTTTTCTGGCTACAATCATCACAAGGAGACTACAATTTTTGCATGTGCCTTGGTTTGTGATGAGACCATTGAGACTTACAAATGGGTCCTGAAAGCCTTGGATGAAGCTATGTTTGGAAAGCAACCCAAAGCTGTTGTGACTGATGGAGACAAATCTATGCGTGAAGCAGTGAAGGTTGTGTTTCCTAATGCTACTCATAGGCTTTGTGGATGGCATATTCAGCAAAACTGTCTTGAGAAAATTAAGATTCCAGATTTCTTGAATGAATTTAAGACTTTGATTTATGGGAATTTCACTCCAGAACGTTTTGAAACTAAATGGCTGCAAGTGATTGAAAAGTATGGTATTGGTGAGGAAAAATGGATTAAACAGACGTATGAAACTAGGCAGATGTGGGCAACTGCGTTTATGCGAGAGAAATTTTTTGCCGGTATCAGGACTACCTCTCTATGTGAAGGCATTAACTCATTTATTAAGAGGTATGTGCAGTGCAAAAATAGCATCCTTGATTTCATTTATAACTTTGAGAGAGCTGTGGAGGAGTATAGGCATAATGAGTTAGCCTCTGATTTCAAGTCAAGTTATGGTGAGCCTGTCttgattactgctttgagtcACATTGAACAAGGGGCAGCAAAGTTGTTGACATTGAATATGTTTAGGGAAGTGAGACATATGATTCAACGAGCACTTAACCTTAATCTTGTTGAACGATCAGAGATTGGTACCACAGTGATGATAAAGTTTAGCATTTGTCGTCATCCAAACACTCAGTTCTTGGTCATTTATGACAAGAATCAGAACATGTTTAATTGTGATTGTGGGTTTTCTGAATATGTTGGCATACCTTGTTCTCACATTATATGTGCAATGAGAACTGAGAACATGAATGAATTCCCTGCTAGTCTTGTTTCTAAAAGGTGGCTGAAGACTGCAAAGGCTGATTCATTACAATCTATCCCTGCTATGGAGGTTGATACTGATAGAATGAAAATGCTGCGTAGAGGTGCAATTTCTGCTGCATGCAACTTTCTGAGTGAATATGGTGCTGATGACTCTTCTGATTTCTCAAATGTTATCGAGGACATATACAAGCTTGTCATGAAATTTCAGAAACGTCGCCATCCCAATTCTGCTGCAACCAATTTATTTGTCATTGGTGACCCAGCTGTTGTCAAAACAAAGGGCGCTCCACGGAAGAAGAAGTATAAGAAGACGAAAAGGCTATGCTCTAATTGCAGAAAGGGTGGCCACACAATCAGGACATGTCCTACATTATTTGAGGGTAATGAAGTTGGAGAAAGTTTTGCAGatgctgaagaagatgaagattcatctGTTGAAATTGATGGTGATAACACTGCTGATACT CCCGTGCCATCATTAGGAGGAGATAATGGAGGGCCCAGTTCAATGAGTACA GTGGGAGATAGAAGAACCCAAAAGGATGTTAAACGCAACACTGGAAGTTCCCAAGCTATGGTGTCACCAACTATTGAGCAACCTCAAGCTGATATTGAAGCCCCTCCAATGAGTTTCCCAAGTGGGTTCAATTTGTTTCCCCAATTCCCTGCGAGCCAGATTTTACAATCTTTCCATCCTTTTGCTTCATACCAGCAATCGCCTTATGGCACTCAGTAG